The following coding sequences are from one bacterium window:
- a CDS encoding choice-of-anchor Q domain-containing protein gives MKVRIEGLMRGILFVALLMGLVGSASAQKSLSYSTNSFLERWQNDGGIGSTITVTLTNDVFAGTNGQEYVGSGWVTPTNVPSGLTAQATRTATNKVVLSLAGNAASHTTAANISNLSFAFLDGAFSNGPASSVANASGTNLLVTFLAQVSSNWYVSATGSDANSGLSPATPFGTVSNAIAHAQTAANDVIHLAAGIYTENTGESFLNGITRVVTISGNNSSDTILQAASTPYTTNKNILAFSVNGMISNLALQNGNTTSPGGALNLANNCEYYFDSCLFASNATTSKGGAIYANNGAATLNFRNCQFVGNRASLDGGAVYTYTPGLWASNCTFFANASGGSGGALHRNDGSSTGSITVYNSLFSGNSATNSGGAIYGNTYTALTIWNSTLSSNSAGISGGALYSNLKNGTPSCLINNSTLYANRSGNIGGGIYHWSNGGNPLVLDNSTVFGNTAAINGGGVYTDAGASYSLYSSIVAGNTAPTGPDIGVQSGGAGTISRSLIGNSTNAGTGLVIGNPNASGSYIGTSGAPINPALLPLSNNGGLRLTCALSAASPAVNNGTNLLNLAFDERGPGFVRLVGTGSDMGAYEFGAGPARFIYSSGVFDEAPANDGSIDNSSPLQITLAEGIDAFTGVNGDNFVTQGKLVVSNLPSGLAVVASRASSTNLSVTITGKATANNTADSVTNLTFTFQPNALAGGVVSNAVNVTVNTLQLLFNDNVNPSLWYGGSTFTESAANNGAIGNTISITLSNDTFTGVNGDDFVVSNKVTVANMPPGLTVVLTRQGPKSLNASLFGSATAHNSANNVGNLTFTFLNSAFVGGNASIVSNAVVSTLAVQFLDPLLTYSAKTFYETWKNDGSLSNTLSVMLSGDSFNAVAGEDLVASGKVVPVNLPSGLTAVVRWQGVATLAISLLDNAVNHASYQNVSNLGFTFGNLAFVGNQAGIVGNYNESDLAITWLPQDSSNLYVSVSGVDTNTNNGSLAQPFRTVAYAVSRAQSAANDVIHLLPGVYTESNISVGKPLTFAGNTSRDTVLQAAAAPFTTFQSTGILNFTTPGIIRNLTLQNGYATNANVSGGAVNLSASDFLFDGCRFASNATMFVGGAVAGPENTSAQTYQFLNCQFIGNRAVREGGAIYTYTPSLWLSNCTFLVNTSGINGGAVSRSNVGIGTLTVLDSLFAGNAATTNGGAIYGAADTAVILLSSTLCSNSAGGYGGGLYSALQGNNTTNLVINSTLAVNTAGIFGGGVYHWSNTGKQLSLYNSTVFANVATSNGGGIYMDFGPAYNLYSSIVASNSAAIGPDIGVQLGGAGVVTNSLVGNNSGAGSGLNTNSVPNVSGSYIGTAAAPIDPRLQPLAINGGILPTCALSAGSPAINHGVNVLGLATDERGVGFSRMVDAGCDMGAFESGNVIPSAQHGMILIVN, from the coding sequence ATGAAAGTACGGATTGAAGGCCTGATGCGGGGTATTCTGTTTGTAGCGTTGTTGATGGGATTGGTCGGTTCTGCCTCTGCCCAGAAATCCCTGAGCTATAGTACTAATTCCTTTTTGGAACGCTGGCAGAATGACGGCGGGATCGGCAGCACGATCACGGTGACACTCACGAACGATGTCTTTGCGGGAACAAATGGCCAGGAGTATGTGGGCTCGGGCTGGGTGACTCCGACCAATGTCCCCTCCGGGTTGACAGCCCAGGCGACGCGTACCGCCACCAATAAAGTAGTGTTATCGCTGGCCGGTAATGCCGCCAGCCATACCACAGCGGCGAATATCAGTAATCTTAGCTTTGCCTTCCTTGACGGGGCCTTCAGCAATGGCCCGGCATCTTCTGTTGCCAATGCCAGCGGCACTAACCTGCTTGTCACCTTCTTGGCTCAGGTGTCATCTAATTGGTATGTGTCCGCCACCGGCAGTGACGCCAATTCAGGACTGTCGCCGGCTACTCCGTTCGGGACGGTATCCAATGCCATTGCCCATGCACAGACCGCTGCTAACGATGTCATCCATCTGGCCGCCGGCATCTATACTGAGAATACCGGCGAATCCTTCCTCAATGGAATCACCAGGGTCGTCACGATTTCAGGCAATAACAGTTCTGATACGATTCTGCAGGCGGCGTCTACGCCCTATACGACCAATAAGAACATTCTGGCGTTCAGTGTAAACGGCATGATCAGCAACCTTGCGCTGCAGAATGGCAACACCACCAGCCCCGGCGGAGCCCTCAATCTTGCAAATAATTGCGAGTACTACTTCGATAGTTGCCTGTTTGCGAGTAACGCCACAACGTCAAAGGGTGGCGCCATCTACGCCAACAATGGTGCGGCAACTCTTAATTTCCGGAATTGCCAATTTGTTGGCAACCGGGCGAGTCTTGATGGTGGCGCAGTCTATACTTATACTCCCGGTCTCTGGGCTTCCAACTGTACGTTTTTTGCCAACGCATCAGGTGGTAGTGGCGGGGCGCTCCACCGGAATGATGGCAGCAGCACCGGCAGCATCACGGTCTACAATTCGCTTTTCTCCGGGAATAGCGCCACCAACAGTGGGGGCGCTATCTATGGGAACACGTACACCGCGCTGACGATCTGGAACTCCACCCTTTCGAGTAACAGCGCCGGAATTTCCGGTGGCGCCCTCTATTCGAATCTCAAAAATGGTACGCCCTCATGTCTGATCAATAATTCTACCCTTTACGCAAACAGATCCGGGAACATCGGGGGCGGGATATATCATTGGTCCAATGGCGGCAATCCGCTTGTTCTCGACAATTCCACTGTTTTTGGGAATACCGCGGCGATAAACGGCGGCGGTGTGTACACGGATGCGGGGGCATCCTATAGCCTCTACAGTTCGATTGTGGCTGGCAATACGGCGCCCACCGGACCTGACATTGGAGTCCAAAGTGGTGGAGCGGGGACAATTAGCCGAAGTCTCATCGGTAACAGCACCAATGCCGGCACCGGACTTGTCATCGGCAACCCCAATGCCTCTGGTAGCTATATCGGGACATCAGGGGCGCCGATCAACCCGGCACTTCTCCCGTTATCCAACAACGGTGGTTTGCGGTTGACGTGCGCTTTGTCGGCTGCCAGTCCGGCCGTCAACAACGGGACCAACCTCCTCAACCTTGCCTTTGACGAACGCGGCCCGGGATTTGTCCGCCTTGTTGGCACCGGATCTGATATGGGCGCCTACGAGTTCGGCGCGGGACCGGCGCGGTTTATCTACTCTTCCGGTGTGTTTGACGAGGCACCCGCCAATGATGGCTCGATTGACAATTCCTCGCCGCTTCAGATCACCCTGGCGGAAGGGATTGATGCGTTCACAGGGGTGAACGGTGACAATTTCGTAACCCAGGGGAAGTTGGTGGTTTCGAACCTGCCATCCGGATTGGCCGTGGTGGCCTCTCGTGCCAGCAGTACCAACTTGAGTGTCACGATAACGGGCAAGGCGACGGCGAACAACACGGCCGACAGCGTCACTAATCTCACCTTCACGTTTCAGCCCAATGCGCTGGCTGGGGGCGTGGTCTCCAATGCCGTAAACGTCACGGTCAATACTCTGCAATTGCTGTTTAATGACAATGTCAACCCGTCCCTCTGGTATGGTGGTTCAACTTTTACTGAGTCGGCGGCGAACAATGGCGCCATCGGCAATACCATCTCGATAACGCTGAGCAACGACACCTTCACGGGGGTGAACGGCGATGATTTTGTGGTGTCCAACAAGGTCACCGTTGCCAATATGCCGCCAGGCCTGACGGTGGTCCTTACCCGTCAGGGGCCCAAGAGCCTGAACGCCTCCCTGTTCGGCAGTGCCACGGCGCATAATTCGGCGAACAATGTCGGCAACCTGACATTCACATTCCTGAATAGCGCCTTTGTTGGTGGCAATGCCTCCATTGTTTCCAACGCCGTGGTATCAACCCTGGCGGTCCAATTCCTGGATCCTCTACTGACCTATTCGGCCAAGACCTTCTATGAAACGTGGAAGAATGATGGGAGCCTCTCCAATACCCTCTCCGTAATGCTGTCAGGCGATTCCTTCAACGCTGTGGCCGGGGAGGATCTCGTTGCGAGCGGAAAAGTGGTGCCGGTGAATCTCCCTTCCGGGTTGACGGCCGTTGTGCGATGGCAGGGGGTGGCGACGCTTGCCATTTCGCTGCTTGATAACGCGGTGAACCATGCCAGCTATCAGAATGTGAGCAATCTCGGTTTCACATTTGGCAATCTGGCTTTTGTTGGAAATCAAGCTGGAATTGTAGGCAACTACAACGAATCGGACCTGGCGATTACCTGGTTACCGCAGGATTCATCCAATCTCTATGTATCGGTTTCCGGCGTGGATACGAATACCAACAATGGATCACTGGCGCAACCGTTCCGAACGGTAGCGTATGCCGTCAGCCGTGCTCAGAGTGCGGCCAACGATGTGATCCACCTGCTGCCCGGTGTCTACACCGAATCCAACATCAGTGTCGGCAAGCCCCTGACCTTTGCAGGCAACACCAGTAGGGATACGGTCTTGCAGGCGGCGGCCGCGCCATTCACCACCTTTCAGAGTACGGGGATCCTGAATTTCACGACTCCCGGGATCATCAGGAACCTCACGCTGCAGAATGGTTACGCGACCAATGCCAATGTTAGCGGTGGCGCCGTAAATCTGTCCGCATCCGATTTCCTCTTCGATGGTTGCCGGTTTGCCAGCAACGCGACAATGTTCGTGGGCGGCGCGGTTGCCGGACCTGAAAATACGAGCGCTCAGACCTACCAGTTCCTGAATTGCCAGTTTATTGGCAACCGTGCGGTGCGTGAAGGGGGCGCGATCTATACGTACACACCCAGCCTCTGGTTATCCAACTGCACCTTCCTGGTCAATACTTCCGGGATCAATGGGGGTGCGGTCAGTCGTAGTAATGTCGGTATTGGAACCCTGACTGTGCTCGATTCACTGTTTGCGGGCAATGCCGCCACCACTAACGGTGGCGCCATCTACGGGGCGGCGGATACGGCGGTGATCCTTTTGAGTTCCACCCTGTGCAGCAATAGCGCGGGCGGTTATGGGGGCGGGCTCTATTCCGCCCTGCAGGGTAACAATACGACCAATCTGGTGATCAACTCGACATTGGCTGTGAATACGGCGGGAATATTCGGCGGGGGGGTGTATCATTGGTCCAATACCGGTAAACAACTCTCTCTGTACAACTCCACTGTGTTCGCGAATGTTGCCACCTCGAACGGGGGGGGGATCTACATGGATTTTGGACCGGCCTACAACCTCTACAGTTCCATCGTGGCGAGCAATTCGGCCGCCATCGGACCGGATATCGGCGTGCAACTTGGCGGAGCCGGCGTGGTGACCAACAGTCTGGTCGGGAACAACTCCGGAGCGGGGAGCGGCCTGAACACGAACAGCGTCCCGAATGTCAGCGGCAGTTACATCGGCACGGCGGCGGCACCAATTGATCCGCGACTCCAGCCGCTGGCGATCAACGGGGGGATTCTTCCGACTTGCGCCCTGTCTGCGGGAAGCCCGGCAATTAATCATGGCGTCAACGTGCTTGGTCTGGCGACGGATGAACGGGGTGTCGGCTTCAGCCGTATGGTGGATGCTGGGTGTGACATGGGGGCATTTGAGAGTGGAAATGTAATTCCCTCGGCTCAGCATGGAATGATCTTGATTGTGAATTGA